The Zootoca vivipara chromosome 5, rZooViv1.1, whole genome shotgun sequence genome includes the window atttatacaccacccatctggctgggcttccctagccactctgggtggcttccaacaaaagattaaaaatacattaaaacatcagtcattaaaaacttccctaaatagggctggcttcagatgtcttctaaacgtcagatagttgtttatttctttgacatctgatgggagggtgttccacagggtgggtgccactaccaagaaggccctctgcctggttccctgtaactttgcttctcacagtgagggaacctccagaaggccctcagagctggacctccgtgtctgggctgaacgatgggggtggagacgctccttcaggtatactgggccgaggctgtttagggctttaaaggtgagcaccaacactttgacttgtgctcagagatgtactgggagccaatataggtctttcaagaccggtgttttGTGGTCTCGGCgactgctcccagtcactagtctagctgccgcattctggattagttgtagtttccgggtcaccttgaaaggtagccccacgtagagcgcgttgcagtagtccaagcgggagataaccagagcatgcaccacactggcgagacagtctgcaggcaggtagggtctcagcctgcgtaccaggtggagctgatagacagctgccctggacacagaattgacctgcacttccatggtgagtccaaaatgactcccagactgcacaccttgtccttcaggggcatagttaccccattcaggaccagggagtcccccaccccccccaccccctgccccccccccaaacagtgcttctgacttgtcaggattcatcctcaaTCCCTTAGCCGCCCTCCATCCTCCAAgtacctccagacactcacacagaaccttcaccaccttcactggttccgatttgaaaCAGAGGTAGAGCTCTCATGGTTCATGGTTGTTTTATAAATTTGCAAAGTACTTGACAATTTGGGCTCAGAATACTTCAAGGGCTGCCTAAACTCTTCTATTCCTGCCTGATCACTGAGGTCTTTGGGGAGTCACTGTTAGGGGTTGGTCTCTCATGGCTCCGTTGTCCAGCTCTTAACCCACCAGGAGCTGTTCATTCAATATTCTGGGCCTAATTTAATAAACTAGTTGAGTTCAGGCAGGCTCCCCTCTTGACTGAATTTCAAGCACATACTGAAGACTTTTATTCCATCAGACAGCTGTTGTTTTTTACAGTTTTAACagtaacatatttatttatttatttatttatttatttatttatttatttatttatttaatggactTAATCCACCACTTGATGGTCTAATAAAACcagcctcaaagcagttttctttgtaaaccacttaaaagACAAGTGTATTTAAGTGGTGCGCATTTtgcttaaataaacaaatagttaAAATTGTCTTGGaacattgggggaaattgcacCTGAAATGTGTATAGTATAGTAGGAGGAATTCGTAGAGATTTTCTTTTCTCAGAACTTAAAAAAAAGTGCAAACTGAGATTAAAAAACAACGAACAAATGAGAGAAACTAAAAATGATATATTTGCTCATCCCTACAGTTTTACTAtggcagggacgtgggtggcgctgtgggttaaactactgagcctaggtcttgccgatcaggtggtcggcggttcgaatccccgtgatggggtgagctcccattgcttggtcactgctcctgcccacctagcagttcgaaagcttgcagtgcaagtagataaataggtaccactccggtgggggaaggtaaacggcatttctatgcgctgctctggttcgccagaagcggcttagtcatgctgaccacatgacctgtctgcagacaaacagcggctccctcggccagtaaagcgagatgagcactgcaacctcacgactggacgtaatggtcaggggtccctttaccctttacagtaTAGCCTGTTTGGCATGCACGGGCTTAGCAGCTGACCCCCTGTGCAACCCAAAGGGCTGATTGATTGCAAGCCTTTAGCCAGAGAGACTTTGAAAATTAGATTTATTGATATGACAACCCTCAAAAAGAATTGCTTCTTGATAAAATGCAGGCTGGCTATCCAAGGGGGCCTGAGCAGCCAACCACTCTAGATTATGAAAACATTCAAAGGAAATGAAACTCAGAATTTGCATATTGACAACTTTTGACATTTTGCATcctatgtttctctctctctctctctctctctctctctctctctctctctctctctctctctctctctccaaccagctgtgtattaatatttttaagaaataataggaaataatattttaaagaaagaatttaagaatttaagaaataatttaagaaataaaatgttttaaaacatttataatttttttagaaATGGTAAGCCTAAcacattttaatataaatatCGCAACAAATTAGCATTTCTAAAAAGGCTGAAATAGGGGTTTCAGAATCCCCAGTGATTGGCAATTGAATTTTGATCCATAATCTTTTGTCCTCATCTCtctcatgtatttatttatttatttatttatatttatgaaatttgtatgccgcccttcttccacagatctcagggcacttcacaacaacaacaaaaaatacacaatagagaacacaatatgcataattagaacaaaaacaaaccaataacccaccccccaaaaacattaACTGGCTTCAAGATGTTTCACGTGCACAATGTGTGGGTATGGATAATGAAGATGCACAGCACATGTGTAATGTGTAATGCAGCATATACCTGACTATCTTTCTCTTCTTCCAGCAAAGGAATCTGAGCCTTCCCCACCACCTCCACAATATTCAGGCCCAGGATATCCACCTGGCCAAGCCCAATATGGATATCCTCAGAATGCACCTGGACCTGCTGTCCCAGGTAAGCAGCTGGGTCTATGCAGGCTTTCTTCCTTTGCTTACAAAACGATGTTTAGATAGGTAAAATATTCAGAATGTGGATGTATGACTACTCATTTAAAtcttcatttattacatttatatcctgcctttcatccaagATCCACCTCCTGCCCATATCCCAtattcctcccccaaaaaacaacaataagTTAGGCTAAGAAAAAGTGACTGGCCTGATGTGACCACTTGAGCTTACTGGCTTcagtgccgtcttaagcatatctggtgccatggtgcaaagacccccccccatttcccagagttgacctttatttaagggggggacgactccaaagttgttgatctttttaaGGAAAGGCTACTCCTGCCCTTGCGCTGCTGCCCCGTGCTGCTCATGTGTGGCCAGGCATCGGCTCCCACGGCGGGATCATGGTGTGGGGCTGGGTAGCCGGGCACAATGGGGGCGGCacgggaggcaggcaggggtcTCGTCCAGGCAGGAACAGGCAAAGCAAGCTGGGCTGTCCACGTCACCACAGCAGAGAAGTGCGCTCACTCAGCTGCAGTCTCACCGTCCTTGcttggggagaaaaggggggaggagagagcgtGACTGGGAGGGAATCGGGCAGGGGAAGGAAACAcggtttgtgtgaaagagtgcagaggtggtgggggcagtgggaggaggcaggctccGTGCAAGGTGGTTGagaagcaggggaaggagggaggggcgcTGGAGGCAGCAGTTGCAGCGTGAAGCCTCGAGCGCGGGGATCCTTCAAGGTAGAGTGGACAGGGGGAGCGGTGGTGGAGTCACGTTTATTATGCACAGAGCTTGGCACCAAGCCCCCGCTCCACTTTGCTTACCTCCCCACTCTCCCCTAGCCGGACTCTccgcctggtgccctccactgcTTGGCACCCTGGCTCACCGCGCCACTACGCCCAATGGTAAAGATGTCCCTGACTGGCTCCCTGGGGATTTGAAAGTCTGTTTGCTATCCTTAATCACGACTCAGTTGCTGTTATCTGTTCAGAATTTTGTAGTACAATGTTAACATACTGGAGTTGTTGCAGCAACACATCACACAGtaagccaaaaaaacaacaacacaaaaccttGGTTTACTGTGTGAGAGTGAAATCACACCCACTGTGGATGATGGAAGTGTCACCGCTGGGAGAAGCAGACCATGAACCTTGGTTTAGTGCTGTGTCCATGGAGGGGATCGTGGTTTGTTTTGCCGTTAACAAAGAACAATTTGTagccaaagtttgttcttggctttcACACATCATAGCTTGCTTCCTCCCAACGTGAGCAGGGAGAAGTGGGCGGCAAAGAAACAGGTGTGATTTTTGCTTGAAATTAAATTATGTTTTGAACTGGAATTCAGGTGAATTGAAACTGGAGAGCGCATCATCCCCATATGCCTTACAGGCCTCCATCACATCTATCAACAATGAGGTGGTGGAAATGGTTTGTATAAAGTAGTACAGTGTTTTGATTTTTTCATTTTACACCCCTGTGTGTATGGCGAATACTCTGTGCGCCCTCTAGTGGATTTCTCAGCCATTGATGAAAAGTTCATGAAACCTTGCATTTGTGAAACCTTGcatttgaaatgtattttatttcctGTAACATAGCTGGCTtcagaaaaaaaggaggggggaggcttGCAATCTTAATTAAGATTATTGCAGAATTTAATTGGAACATACCGTAATGAAGAATTAACATTGAATTTATTTTCAATAGTTATAAATCACATTTGTGAAATTATCCAAAATGATTTGCCACAATGAAATGAATCCATGATTAAATACAGCAAGGCTGTAGTCTGAAGGCATAGAGAGTATGGAAACTGAAAGTGACCCTTCCAccttattagaatcatagaatcatagagttggaagagaccacaagggccatccagtccaaccccctgccaagcaggaaacaccatcaaagcattcctgacatatggccgtcaagcctccgcttaaagacctccaaagaaagagactccaccacactccttggtagcaaattccactgccgaacagctcttactgtcaggaagttcttcctaatgtttaggtggaatcttctttattgaatGCCTTCATGGGCTCTTACCGATGGGTGAAAgcgaagggttgttgttgttgttgttgttgaaacatACAATACAACCATGAATCCTTCTGAAGCTGCTCAGTTTGCTTTCAGTTATTGCTTAAATTACCCTGGCTATGTCTACTTGGAaccaagtcctattgaattcagtgggtctacctcccaggtaaatgggagtTCGGATTGCAGCTTTAGAGCCTTCAGGAATTCTAGAGGGTCAAATAatgttttaattaggttttgaTCTTTCAAAACATTCCTGGATAACTTTCTTCAAATTTCCTAGGTCCGCCAGCAACTTACAGTGCTCTCCAGGTTCAGTATCAGCCTAATGTGCCTGTGGTTTGGATGCCGCCACCTCCTGCTATTCCAAAATGCCCCCCAGGATTGGAATATTTAAGCCAGGTATCTCCCTCCATTTATCTCTATGTCTCATCATTTACCAAGCACAACAGTCTCCACAAATATGGTCACCACAGTTGCCAGGGTAAACCCTGCCTTGATCCTGGCAATCATAATTGGGAAGCCATGCACAAGAACCAGCTgtggtcttctcttctcttctcttctcttctcttctcttctcttctcccacccAAACTTTCAAAATCACATTCTCCTGATGGACAGCTGCCTaccatctccctccccccactctctGCAGACACCCACCatggcaataaaaatacaataaatgataaaaaagaaTAATTAGCCGTTTTCTGCCCTTTCATACCATTCGAAAGGAGCAGCATTGCTTTGCCTTCCTCATTGAGGAGGAGCTGGCTAATGCAAAAGTTTGGCTTCACccctagaggcacactccattgtctctcgagacagatgaatATCAACAGTGGATATAAACACCTCTAAGCAGTGTGCagaaaattaaaatggtggcagTGTAAATGACCAAAATGCACAGCGTTACATTAAATAATTGCACCTATGTAATAATTTTGTAATGCATTTCTGTTTTAACATGCATGCTCTTGTCTTTTGCCTTttatctttgcaacagcttgaTCACCTATCAATTCAACAGCAGATTGAGCTCATGGAAAGTATGATCTTGCTGTCTTTCTTAAACTCTAATTGAGCATTGAGAGTGATTTTCAAATTGAtgactgtgctttaaaaaaaaaaatccaagacgTTCTCATAAGTGGCAAATTAATTTATATCTATTACTGAAGCTATGGATTAGCCACCTTCCCTGTACTAGAGGTGGTGtgtgataaacaacaacaactcagaataaaacaaattgggGAAATAGCAAAAATGGGATGGGGTAAAAGAGTACGCTTGTAAAAGAAAATTAGCCAGCTGACCCAAatatcagaaataataataaatagtagtagtagtagtaaaggcaaagggacccctgaccattaggtccagtcgtgaccgactctggggttgcgcgctcatctcgcattattggccgagggagccggtgtacagcttccgggtcatgtggccagcatgacaaagccacttctggcaaaccagagcagcacatggaaacgccgtttaccttcccgctgtagcggttcctatttatctacttgcattttgatgtgcttttgaactgctaggttggcaggagctgggaccaagcaacgggagctcgccctctcacagggattcgaaccgctgaccttctgatcagcaagccctaggctcagtggtttaacccacagcgccacctgggtccccaagtagtagtagtagtaaaaaaaacaaccgtATTGTGCGAAAAAGGCTAAGAATCCAAGTGAGagcattcttttccttttcttcccttaTTTATACAAACTGATTTTCCCTTCTTGAAACATGACTGCATGTAATGTTAATGACAAGATGAGCAATCACATTGTGCCTTTAAAATATTAAGTACCAGGTTGTTACCTAGACTGCAACATGTGTGGACTGGAGGCTTGATCCTTTCTCTAggccagggacgtccaactcccaagagactgcgatctactcacagtataaaaaaatggcagtgatctatccattGTCATTGgatggaccaaagttgttgagcttttgttttaGGAAGGGAGAGATcactgggggggcgggggcggagatctaccaggatctaccaggaacaccctacaatctaccaatagatcacgatctacctgttagacatgcctgctctacacccacTTCAATTGGTGCCCCACCCTGCAGCAGTTAACATTGGTGGGAAAGTTCTCATTGGCACCAAGAGGAACTTTCCTCCAATGCTAATTACTTTCCATGAAGGTGGTAGATTTGGTGGAAACTATAGCTGGAGAGGCAGGTTTAAACATCCCCGCCTGCTGAAATCTTTAACCATCCCCTCTGAACCTAGTATCTTAACATTTGCAAACACCTGTTTGCTCACGATGTCCTTAATGTCACATGTGGTGAGGCCCGGCAGCCTCACTGTGGTGCTTGCTCAACTGGTTCGGACAATAAGCCAGCGTTGTCTTATTTTACTAGACAGGCAAGGAGCTGAATGTTCTTCTAAGGCTTTAGTGCTGTAGATTTGAGGCTGAAGTTGATGGCTCCAATTTTTGTTCATAATGTTCATGACAAGCATTTGGAACAACTAAGCACTCCAACTGATGTTGCTTCCTTTTCAGTGATAAGCGGCCTTGAAACTTGCAACAGATATGAAATCAAAAACTCTGCAGGGCAGATGGTGTATTTTGCAGCTGAGGAAAATGACGACTTCAACCTGAATTGTTATGGGCCCTTACGCTCCTTCACCATTAAGTTCTATGACAGTGCATGCCAGCCGATCATGCAGCTGTCAAGAGATTTCCAGTGTTCCATTTGCTGCTGCCCTTGTATCTGCTGCTTGCAAGAGGTAAACCTGCACCTATCCTACGGGCCCAGCTTCTGATTGTCTTCCTCAAATTACTCTTTCCAACTTTCAAGATGATGGTCTTTAGGGATACCTACTTATGCATCTTCACATAAGTTTTGTTAATTCTCAAGATTTCTTTGTGGCTCTTTTCAGGTGGCTCCCATCATTTCAGTTCATATTTTTAACTGCAGAGATTCTTCTAAATTCATTTGAATTATGAAACTTTCCCTTATATAGACAGGGAAGACAGGGACCTTTCTTTTTTCTGAAGCCACATTGACAACCTTAGGTGGATCTCTCTCTACCATTAGCAAGAGTATGTGTTTTATTTTAGACATCTTCAGGCTTATGTccctgcaaatacagtggtacctcgacttacaaagatgaTCCGTTCCATGGCCATCttagtaagtcgaggttttcggatatCGAAGCGCTGCTACGGCACATGTGCGAAGCGCGatttcgcgcttctgcgcatgtgccgggCGCGCGTGCCGGGCGCACAGGGTGAAAGGACTTCCGGGGGttatcgacttcggaagtcgaaaccttcggaagtcgaggtatgactgtacccatTTAGGCCAGCATATACCTTCACATCTCTTTCCCCAAGAAAATACATGCCATGTATGTGAGGACACACTATACCTTTGGTTAACCTATCTTTCCATGTCTTTTTATCCTGGGCATACTCCAGCTTGGGTTATAAACCTGCATATTCTTATTTGTGTATGTCTGCACTAGACAAAAGTGTAAGGTCCTATTCTTACTGTGCTGTTTTTCCTTTGAAGCTTGAAGTTCAGGCCCCACTAGGCACAATCATTGGCTATGTTAAACAGAAGTGGCATCCCTTTCTCCCTAAATTTGTTCTCCAAAACGAGGCCAGAGAAAAAGTACTTACAATGACTGGGCCATGTGTGCCATGCCGCTGTTGGCAGGATATTCATTTCGAGGTAAGTCAATCCTTAAAAAGCTAAATTCCTAGGTTTCCCTGCCAGATCATTGTTATTGAGGTGTATTGTATCAGAACGCTAATTGCATTCATTACTGGGGCATTGAATTTACTCATAGGAGCAGGTGTTAGCGTCTCAGGGCTAGGGATGTTGGATAATTCTGTCCAAAGCAGTAGCGGGCATTGCTGAAGTTCACATTTTTGTTgaaggtcaggaatggaaatcataaaagcaaatatttaatAATTAATTACTGTATGTTAATTTTGATCACCGCAGGAGAGCAAGATGACCTGGGTCGGTTTTAGTGGAAGCCAAACTGTATGGGAATGGGGAAAGCGCTGATAGTGACATACTGTACACAGTACGGAGCAGAATTGGCTGCTTCCTTGCATCCCCATACTCTGCTTTGTTCCAGTCTGGAAAGTGTGCTATATTGGGGGCACCTTGCATCGGGTCCTGCACCAGGCCTGGGTTGAGGCAGGCCTGTGGGTGGAAGGAATATGTGGTTTAGGGGGCAATCCTAAAGCAAGAACAATAAATGCTATAGCCACTTAGAAGCATCAGACTGCTGAACCCCTGCAAGcacaacataaaaaggtaaaggtccagtcgcggatgactctggggttgcggtactcatctcgctttattggctgagggagccggcgcacagcttctgggtcgtgtggccagcttctggtgaaccagagcagcgcacgaaaatgccgtttaccttcctgccggagtggtacctatttatctacttgcactttgacatgcttttgaactgctaggtaggcaggagcagggaccgagcaatgggaactctaggctctgtggtttaacccacagcgccactgcaTAAGGTGCGCACAACATAAGGTTGAGCAAAAACCtgtacacaggaacataggaagctgtcttatattgagTGGGAACATGGGTCCATTTGGCTTAGTAATGTCTGgactgactctccagggtttcgtgCAGActttcccagcagcagcagcagcagcagcaacaacaaattttttgtaccccgcccatctgactgggttgccccagccactctaggggAATATAACAGAatattccaacagaatataaaaatacaatgaaacgtCAGATATTACAAGCTTCCTGagtgccactgcagagaaggtcctctgcctggttccctggagctTCAGTTCTCGCAAtaagggaactgccaaaaggctcttggagctggatctctgtccgggctgaatgatgggggtagagatgctctttcaggtgtACAGTATGTCTGATGATGAACTATCTATACTTAGGACCATTTCATAATTTTAATTATTAGTACTGTGCCTTATTTGTGTGCTTTATGTTGTACTGTGCGCTTATTTTATTGAATGCACTCTATAAATGTagttaaatgaaaacaaaaaccaccttGCAGATAAATGTTTTTTTCTATTCATATTAAAAACCAGGTGAAGACACTGGATGGGAAGTCTACAGTCGGAACAATTAATAGGCAGTGGACAGGCCTG containing:
- the LOC118093696 gene encoding phospholipid scramblase 1 isoform X2 — protein: MEMPTKESEPSPPPPQYSGPGYPPGQAQYGYPQNAPGPAVPGPPATYSALQVQYQPNVPVVWMPPPPAIPKCPPGLEYLSQLDHLSIQQQIELMEMISGLETCNRYEIKNSAGQMVYFAAEENDDFNLNCYGPLRSFTIKFYDSACQPIMQLSRDFQCSICCCPCICCLQELEVQAPLGTIIGYVKQKWHPFLPKFVLQNEAREKVLTMTGPCVPCRCWQDIHFEVKTLDGKSTVGTINRQWTGLAREAATDASIFDVQFPMDLDIKMKAITMGACMLMDFMFFERAGNRNRRH
- the LOC118093696 gene encoding phospholipid scramblase 2 isoform X1 codes for the protein MEMPTKESEPSPPPPQYSGPGYPPGQAQYGYPQNAPGPAVPGPPATYSALQVQYQPNVPVVWMPPPPAIPKCPPGLEYLSQLDHLSIQQQIELMEMISGLETCNRYEIKNSAGQMVYFAAEENDDFNLNCYGPLRSFTIKFYDSACQPIMQLSRDFQCSICCCPCICCLQELEVQAPLGTIIGYVKQKWHPFLPKFVLQNEAREKVLTMTGPCVPCRCWQDIHFEVKTLDGKSTVGTINRQWTGLAREAATDASIFDVQFPMDLDIKMKAITMGACMLMDFMFFERTGNRNRRRRGGVHHGIHHGAGVHHGIHHGAGVHHGIHHGAGVHHGIHHGAGVHHGIHHGAGLHHGIHHGAGLHHGGHRR
- the LOC118093696 gene encoding phospholipid scramblase 1 isoform X3 produces the protein MPPPPAIPKCPPGLEYLSQLDHLSIQQQIELMEMISGLETCNRYEIKNSAGQMVYFAAEENDDFNLNCYGPLRSFTIKFYDSACQPIMQLSRDFQCSICCCPCICCLQELEVQAPLGTIIGYVKQKWHPFLPKFVLQNEAREKVLTMTGPCVPCRCWQDIHFEVKTLDGKSTVGTINRQWTGLAREAATDASIFDVQFPMDLDIKMKAITMGACMLMDFMFFERTGNRNRRRRGGVHHGIHHGAGVHHGIHHGAGVHHGIHHGAGVHHGIHHGAGVHHGIHHGAGLHHGIHHGAGLHHGGHRR